A DNA window from Gemmatimonadaceae bacterium contains the following coding sequences:
- a CDS encoding sodium-translocating pyrophosphatase — protein MRSWLATDLMARVLPARRFRALAAFAAVFMLALPLSAQAPAAEPQGAPTAGPTTAPIAAPAADAQVPAAPVVEHKPGGEANLVLPDMKSVTFVGGLNGYSLLALGLLFCAAGLLFGLMIYTQLKNMPVHRSMKEISELIYETCKTYLVTQGKFIMILEAFIAVVIILYFGVLLKFEAFKVAIILAFSLVGIAGSYGVAWFGIRVNTFANSRTAFAALKGKPYPLHSIPLRAGMSIGMLLISVELLIMLCILLFIPREYSGPCFIGFAIGESLGAAALRIAGGIFTKIADIGSDLMKIVFKIKEDDARNPGVIADCVGDNAGDSVGPSADGFETYGVTGVALITFILLAVHDPVVQVQLLVWIFVMRIMMLVSSAGSFFLNDFWAKGKYGNSDEMNFEHPLTTLVWLTSIVSIALTFVVSKVMIPDLGGNTNLWWQLAAIISCGTLAGAVIPELVKVFTSVDSKHVREVVTSSDEGGASLNILSGLVAGNFSAYWLGISIVALMSTAFWVSGLGLGQVLNGQPLMLAPAVFAFGLVAFGFLGMGPVTIAVDSYGPVTDNAQSVYELSLIEAVPHIEAEVKQDYGFDVNFARAKHLLEENDGAGNTFKATAKPVLIGTAVVGATTMIFSIMMGLTSGLTVNTDKLSLLHAPFVLGLITGGAMIYWFTGASMQAVTTGAHRAVEFIKKNIKLEGAEKASVEDSKTVVRICTEYAQKGMFNIFLTVFFATLAFAFIEPFFFIGYLMSIAIFGLYQAIFMANAGGAWDNAKKVVETTMKAKGTPLHDATVVGDTVGDPFKDTSSVALNPVIKFTTLFGLLAVELAVSMSAERGNGLTTGLAVVFFLISAFFVRKSFYGMRIGQSSN, from the coding sequence ATGCGTAGCTGGCTCGCTACGGACCTGATGGCGCGTGTGTTGCCCGCCCGTCGATTCCGCGCGCTGGCGGCCTTTGCCGCCGTCTTCATGCTTGCCCTGCCGCTGTCGGCGCAGGCCCCCGCGGCGGAGCCGCAGGGCGCGCCGACCGCGGGGCCGACCACCGCGCCGATCGCCGCTCCCGCGGCCGACGCCCAGGTGCCGGCCGCTCCGGTCGTGGAGCACAAGCCCGGCGGCGAGGCCAACCTCGTCCTCCCCGACATGAAGAGCGTCACCTTCGTCGGCGGTCTGAACGGCTACTCGCTGCTCGCCCTTGGCCTCCTCTTCTGCGCCGCCGGCCTCCTCTTCGGCCTGATGATCTACACGCAGCTGAAGAACATGCCGGTGCACCGCTCGATGAAGGAGATCTCGGAACTGATCTACGAGACCTGCAAGACGTACCTCGTCACGCAGGGCAAGTTCATCATGATCCTCGAGGCGTTCATCGCCGTCGTGATCATCCTCTACTTCGGCGTCCTGCTGAAGTTCGAGGCGTTCAAGGTCGCCATCATCCTCGCCTTCAGCCTCGTCGGCATCGCCGGCAGCTACGGCGTGGCCTGGTTCGGCATCCGCGTCAACACTTTCGCGAACTCGCGCACGGCCTTCGCCGCCCTCAAGGGCAAGCCGTACCCGCTGCATTCGATCCCGCTCCGCGCCGGCATGAGCATCGGCATGCTGCTCATCAGCGTCGAGCTGCTGATCATGCTCTGCATCCTGCTGTTCATTCCGCGCGAGTACTCGGGCCCGTGCTTCATCGGCTTCGCCATCGGTGAGTCGCTCGGCGCCGCGGCGCTGCGTATCGCCGGCGGCATCTTCACCAAGATCGCCGACATCGGCTCCGACCTGATGAAGATCGTCTTCAAGATCAAGGAAGACGACGCCCGCAACCCCGGCGTGATCGCCGACTGCGTGGGCGACAACGCCGGCGACTCGGTGGGCCCGAGCGCCGACGGCTTCGAGACCTACGGCGTGACCGGCGTCGCGCTGATCACGTTCATCCTGCTCGCCGTGCACGACCCGGTGGTGCAGGTGCAGCTGCTCGTCTGGATCTTCGTGATGCGCATCATGATGCTCGTCTCGAGCGCGGGCTCGTTCTTCCTTAACGACTTCTGGGCGAAGGGCAAGTACGGCAACTCGGACGAGATGAACTTCGAGCACCCGCTCACCACGCTCGTCTGGCTGACCTCGATCGTGTCGATCGCGCTGACCTTCGTCGTCTCGAAGGTCATGATCCCGGATCTCGGCGGCAACACGAACCTCTGGTGGCAGCTCGCGGCCATCATCTCGTGCGGCACGCTCGCCGGCGCCGTCATCCCGGAACTCGTCAAGGTCTTCACCTCGGTCGATTCCAAGCACGTCCGCGAGGTCGTCACGTCGTCCGATGAGGGCGGCGCGTCGCTCAACATCCTGTCGGGCCTCGTGGCCGGCAACTTCTCGGCGTACTGGCTCGGCATCAGCATCGTCGCCCTGATGAGCACGGCGTTCTGGGTCAGCGGCCTGGGCCTCGGCCAGGTCCTTAACGGCCAGCCGCTCATGCTCGCTCCCGCGGTCTTCGCGTTCGGCCTCGTGGCGTTCGGCTTCCTCGGCATGGGGCCCGTGACCATCGCCGTCGACTCGTACGGCCCGGTGACGGACAACGCGCAGTCGGTCTACGAGCTCTCGCTCATCGAGGCGGTCCCGCACATCGAGGCGGAAGTCAAGCAGGACTATGGCTTCGACGTGAACTTCGCGCGCGCCAAGCACCTGCTCGAGGAGAACGACGGCGCGGGCAACACCTTCAAGGCGACGGCCAAGCCGGTGCTCATCGGCACGGCGGTGGTGGGCGCCACCACCATGATCTTCTCGATCATGATGGGACTCACGAGCGGCCTGACGGTCAACACGGACAAGCTGTCGCTGCTGCACGCGCCCTTCGTGCTCGGCCTGATCACCGGCGGCGCCATGATCTACTGGTTCACCGGCGCCTCCATGCAGGCCGTGACCACGGGCGCGCACCGCGCCGTCGAGTTCATCAAGAAGAACATCAAGCTCGAGGGGGCCGAGAAGGCGTCGGTCGAGGACAGCAAGACCGTCGTGCGCATCTGCACGGAGTACGCGCAGAAGGGCATGTTCAACATCTTCCTCACGGTCTTCTTCGCTACGCTCGCCTTCGCGTTCATCGAGCCGTTCTTCTTCATCGGCTACCTGATGTCGATCGCGATCTTCGGCCTGTACCAGGCCATCTTCATGGCCAATGCGGGCGGCGCGTGGGACAATGCCAAGAAGGTCGTCGAGACGACCATGAAGGCCAAGGGCACGCCGCTGCACGACGCGACGGTCGTCGGCGACACCGTGGGCGATCCGTTCAAGGACACGTCGTCGGTGGCGCTCAACCCGGTCATCAAGTTCACCACGCTCTTCGGCCTGCTGGCCGTGGAGCTCGCGGTGAGCATGAGCGCCGAGCGCGGCAACGGGCTCACGACCGGCCTGGCCGTCGTCTTCTTCCTGATTTCCGCGTTCTTCGTGCGCAAGTCGTTCTACGGCATGCGCATCGGGCAGTCGTCGAACTGA
- the recG gene encoding ATP-dependent DNA helicase RecG, translating to MTPANRPPTRVLDTPITFLKGVGERRAEAFRRLGVLNARDLLFHIPHRYEDASTVRRISTLRIGEDATVIGSVISKGILPTRKGLRIFQAVVQDPSGLIEVSWPGQPFLDRSINKGDVLLLSGTVRFYHGRQLMPREWVNLGADDTGTAEGRVLAVYPATEGLSFKQIRVIIEKHLDALIPACEEFLPGDLLRQTGLPGIQEALRRVHRPSSVAEAISGRDRLAYDELLCVQLLQRRANAIARQARQGIAFENRRDLTSRLKASLPWELTGAQVRATREIVTDMTSPLRMHRLLQGDVGSGKTIVALFACCLAMENGYQAAVMAPTELLAEQHFRTFSTLLAPLGVEPVLVVGSMSAKARKAAAARLAEAGPVLVVGTHALVQEGTRFANLGLAVIDEQHRFGVEQRATLGEKGRAPDILLMSATPIPRSLALTLYGDLDVSVLDERPPGRQPITTALRAETGRDRVMEFVEVQIAAGRQAYLVYPIIEESDKIALKAATTAFEALVAGPFKHRRVALLHGRLSSDEKDAIMRSFRDGGIDLLVSTTVIEVGIDVPNATVMVIEHPERFGLSQLHQLRGRVGRGAEESFCILLGDVGPESRERLRHVIETEDGFAIARADLRLRGMGDLFGKQQSGLPAFKIADPVRDEELSEMARAAAERLLAADPALQAPANRALQRTLTARYGRAMELFRVG from the coding sequence GTGACGCCCGCCAACCGCCCGCCCACCCGGGTGCTCGACACCCCGATCACCTTCCTCAAGGGAGTGGGGGAGCGGCGTGCCGAGGCCTTCCGCCGGCTGGGCGTGCTCAATGCGCGCGACCTGCTGTTCCATATTCCGCATCGGTACGAGGACGCGTCCACCGTGCGTCGCATCAGCACGCTCCGCATCGGCGAAGACGCCACTGTCATTGGGAGCGTGATCAGCAAGGGGATCCTCCCCACGCGAAAGGGGCTGCGGATCTTCCAGGCGGTCGTGCAGGATCCGAGCGGCCTCATCGAAGTCTCCTGGCCGGGTCAGCCGTTCCTCGATCGCTCGATCAACAAGGGCGACGTGCTCCTCCTCAGCGGCACCGTGCGCTTCTATCACGGGCGCCAGCTGATGCCGCGCGAGTGGGTGAACCTCGGCGCCGACGACACCGGGACCGCCGAAGGACGCGTACTGGCGGTCTATCCCGCCACCGAGGGACTCTCGTTCAAGCAGATCCGCGTCATCATCGAGAAGCATCTCGATGCGCTCATCCCGGCCTGCGAGGAATTCCTCCCTGGCGACCTGCTGCGCCAGACGGGGCTGCCTGGGATCCAGGAGGCGCTGCGACGCGTGCATCGGCCATCGAGCGTGGCCGAGGCGATCAGCGGACGCGACCGGTTGGCGTACGACGAACTTCTGTGCGTGCAATTGTTGCAGCGCCGGGCCAACGCCATCGCCCGTCAGGCGCGGCAGGGCATCGCGTTCGAGAACAGGCGCGACCTCACGAGCCGGCTGAAAGCGTCGCTCCCGTGGGAGCTCACCGGGGCGCAGGTGCGCGCCACGCGCGAGATCGTCACCGACATGACGAGCCCGCTGCGCATGCACCGGCTCCTCCAGGGCGACGTCGGGAGCGGCAAGACGATTGTGGCGCTGTTCGCCTGCTGCCTCGCGATGGAGAACGGTTACCAGGCGGCGGTGATGGCGCCCACCGAACTGCTGGCCGAACAGCACTTCCGCACCTTCAGCACGCTCCTCGCACCGCTCGGCGTGGAGCCGGTGCTCGTGGTGGGGTCGATGAGCGCCAAGGCGCGCAAGGCGGCCGCCGCCCGGCTCGCCGAGGCCGGCCCGGTGCTCGTGGTCGGCACGCACGCGCTCGTGCAGGAGGGGACGCGCTTTGCCAACCTCGGGCTCGCCGTCATCGACGAGCAGCATCGCTTTGGCGTGGAACAGCGCGCCACGCTTGGCGAAAAGGGGCGGGCGCCCGACATCCTGCTGATGTCGGCCACGCCGATCCCGCGCTCGCTGGCGCTGACGCTGTACGGCGACCTCGACGTGAGTGTGCTCGACGAACGCCCCCCGGGACGACAGCCCATCACGACGGCGCTGCGCGCCGAGACGGGGCGCGACCGCGTGATGGAGTTTGTCGAGGTGCAGATCGCGGCCGGCCGCCAGGCGTATCTCGTCTACCCGATCATTGAAGAGTCCGACAAGATCGCGCTGAAGGCGGCGACGACGGCCTTCGAGGCGCTGGTCGCCGGTCCCTTCAAGCACCGGCGCGTCGCGCTCCTGCACGGCCGGCTGTCGAGCGACGAGAAGGACGCAATCATGCGTTCGTTCCGCGATGGCGGCATCGACCTGCTGGTGAGCACGACGGTCATCGAGGTCGGCATCGACGTGCCGAATGCGACGGTGATGGTCATCGAGCACCCGGAGCGCTTCGGGTTGTCGCAGCTCCACCAGCTCCGCGGCCGGGTAGGGCGGGGGGCCGAGGAGTCGTTCTGCATCCTGCTGGGGGACGTGGGGCCGGAGTCGCGCGAACGGCTGCGCCACGTCATCGAGACGGAGGACGGCTTCGCGATTGCGCGCGCCGACCTGCGCTTGCGCGGGATGGGCGATCTCTTCGGCAAGCAGCAGAGCGGCCTGCCGGCCTTCAAGATTGCGGACCCGGTGCGGGACGAAGAACTGAGCGAGATGGCGCGCGCCGCGGCGGAGCGGCTGCTGGCCGCGGACCCCGCGTTGCAGGCGCCGGCGAACCGTGCGTTGCAGCGGACGCTGACGGCGAGGTACGGGAGGGCGATGGAGCTGTTTCGGGTGGGTTGA
- the ftsY gene encoding signal recognition particle-docking protein FtsY, with amino-acid sequence MPLFKPTRSLWQRLKDVALLDVGVLARGGVNAGSIEQLETLLLEADFGVPVTMRLVAEVERQAKRGAIKTEAEFLAALEVGIVAALTAGNGDPAFVLPDSTPAVVLVLGVNGAGKTTFIGKLATRLRGQGKRVMVAAGDTFRAGAIDQLRVWAERSESDFIGAQSGGDPAAVAFTAIDAAVMRGVDVVIIDTAGRLHTSAGLMEELRKVARVIAKRLPGAPHESLLVLDGTIGQNAVVQAKSFAEAVPLTGLVVTKLDGTARGGVVVAVHEAINVPVKFVGVGEQAGDLADFDAATFAHDLVEG; translated from the coding sequence ATGCCGCTCTTCAAGCCCACGCGCAGCCTGTGGCAGCGCCTCAAGGACGTCGCCCTGCTCGATGTGGGCGTCCTCGCGCGCGGGGGAGTGAACGCGGGCTCCATCGAGCAGCTCGAGACGCTCCTTCTCGAGGCCGACTTCGGCGTGCCGGTGACGATGCGGCTGGTCGCGGAAGTGGAACGCCAGGCAAAGCGCGGCGCCATCAAGACCGAGGCGGAGTTTCTTGCGGCGCTCGAGGTGGGGATCGTCGCCGCGCTCACCGCCGGCAATGGCGATCCGGCCTTCGTCCTCCCCGACAGCACGCCGGCGGTCGTCCTCGTCCTCGGCGTCAATGGCGCCGGCAAGACGACGTTCATCGGCAAGCTGGCAACGCGCCTGCGGGGCCAGGGAAAGCGCGTGATGGTCGCGGCGGGTGATACGTTCCGTGCCGGCGCCATCGACCAGCTGCGGGTCTGGGCCGAGCGCAGCGAAAGCGATTTCATCGGCGCGCAGTCGGGCGGTGACCCGGCCGCGGTCGCCTTCACGGCCATCGACGCGGCGGTGATGCGCGGCGTGGACGTCGTGATCATCGATACCGCCGGGCGCCTGCACACGAGCGCAGGGCTGATGGAGGAACTGCGCAAGGTGGCGCGCGTGATCGCCAAGCGCCTCCCAGGCGCGCCGCACGAGTCGCTGCTCGTGCTCGACGGCACCATCGGCCAGAACGCGGTGGTGCAAGCCAAGAGCTTCGCCGAGGCGGTGCCGCTCACCGGCCTCGTGGTCACCAAGCTCGACGGCACGGCGCGCGGCGGCGTCGTGGTCGCGGTGCACGAGGCCATCAACGTTCCGGTCAAGTTCGTCGGTGTCGGCGAGCAGGCGGGGGACCTCGCGGACTTCGACGCCGCCACCTTCGCGCACGACCTCGTGGAGGGGTGA
- the leuB gene encoding 3-isopropylmalate dehydrogenase — translation MRARIAVLAGDGVGPEVTAEAVRVLERVAARFGHEFAFVECLVGGAGIDAAGDPLPARTRAQVADADAVLLGAVGGPRWSDPSAPVRPEQGLLALRAAMKVFANLRPVTTRDALVDAAPLRPELLRGVDVLFVRELTGGLYFGEKTLAPGPDGETATDLCSYTTGEIERVARVAGRLARTRGRRVTSVDKANVLETSRLWRRTVTRVMRDEFPDVVLEHALVDSFAMQLLRAPASYDVVVTENLFGDILTDEAAVLAGSIGLLPSASLGLPRADGRTPGLYEPIHGSAPDIAGTGKANPVGAILSAAMLLRHSLDAEQEASAVEQAVRTVLEDGWRTPDLLLSGRGPACTTAELGAEICRRL, via the coding sequence GTGAGGGCGCGCATTGCGGTGCTGGCTGGGGATGGCGTCGGTCCGGAGGTGACAGCCGAGGCGGTGCGCGTGCTCGAGCGCGTTGCCGCCCGATTCGGGCACGAATTCGCGTTCGTGGAATGCCTCGTCGGTGGCGCCGGCATCGATGCCGCCGGCGATCCGCTGCCCGCTCGCACGCGCGCGCAAGTCGCGGACGCCGACGCGGTGCTGCTCGGCGCGGTGGGTGGTCCCCGATGGAGCGATCCCTCGGCACCGGTGCGCCCGGAGCAGGGACTGCTGGCGCTCCGCGCGGCCATGAAGGTGTTCGCCAACCTGCGACCGGTGACGACGCGCGACGCGCTGGTCGACGCCGCACCGCTGCGACCCGAGTTGTTGCGCGGAGTCGACGTGCTATTTGTGCGCGAACTCACCGGCGGCCTCTACTTTGGCGAGAAGACGCTCGCGCCGGGTCCGGACGGCGAGACCGCGACCGACCTCTGCTCGTACACCACCGGCGAGATCGAGCGCGTGGCGCGGGTGGCCGGGCGGCTGGCGCGCACGCGCGGTCGCCGGGTGACCTCGGTGGACAAGGCCAACGTGCTCGAGACCTCTCGATTGTGGCGACGCACCGTCACGCGCGTGATGCGCGACGAATTCCCGGACGTCGTGCTCGAGCACGCCCTGGTCGATTCGTTCGCGATGCAACTGCTGAGAGCGCCCGCGTCGTACGACGTCGTGGTCACCGAGAACCTGTTCGGCGACATCCTCACCGACGAGGCGGCGGTGCTCGCCGGGTCGATCGGGCTCCTGCCGTCGGCCTCGCTGGGCCTGCCGCGCGCCGACGGCCGCACCCCCGGGTTGTACGAGCCGATTCACGGCTCCGCGCCGGACATCGCGGGTACGGGCAAGGCCAATCCCGTGGGCGCCATACTCTCCGCGGCCATGTTGCTGCGGCATTCGCTCGACGCAGAGCAAGAGGCGTCGGCGGTGGAGCAGGCCGTCCGCACGGTGCTGGAAGACGGATGGCGCACGCCCGATCTGCTGTTGAGCGGCCGTGGCCCGGCTTGCACCACCGCGGAGCTTGGCGCGGAGATCTGTCGCCGGCTCTAG
- the leuD gene encoding 3-isopropylmalate dehydratase small subunit, with protein MTLKPFGLLDSAAVWLPRDDVDTDQIIPARFLTTTERTGLGRHLFADWRYDAHGEPRSDFPLNAVDAAQTQVLVAGRNFGCGSSREHAPWALLDWGFRAVIAPSFADIFRSNALKNGLLTICLPGDAHAEFVQALGGASAGRDATRLQIDLANDVIAIGDIFCARFETEPFAKRCLLDGVDELGYLLAQAADIAAFEASHVSFTPTTGAVAEGAS; from the coding sequence GTGACGCTCAAGCCCTTTGGCCTGCTCGACAGCGCGGCCGTGTGGTTGCCGCGCGACGACGTGGACACCGATCAGATCATTCCCGCGCGCTTCCTCACCACGACCGAACGCACCGGTCTGGGGCGCCACCTCTTTGCCGACTGGCGGTACGACGCGCACGGCGAGCCGCGGTCCGATTTTCCGTTGAATGCCGTCGATGCCGCGCAGACGCAGGTGCTCGTCGCCGGGCGCAACTTCGGCTGCGGCTCGTCGCGCGAGCACGCGCCGTGGGCCCTGCTCGACTGGGGCTTCCGCGCGGTCATCGCGCCGTCGTTCGCCGACATCTTCCGCAGCAACGCGCTCAAGAACGGGTTGCTCACCATCTGCCTGCCCGGCGACGCGCACGCCGAATTCGTGCAGGCGCTCGGCGGCGCATCCGCGGGCCGCGACGCCACGCGACTGCAAATCGATCTCGCCAACGACGTGATCGCGATCGGCGACATCTTCTGCGCCCGCTTCGAGACGGAACCGTTCGCCAAGCGCTGCCTGCTGGACGGGGTGGACGAACTGGGCTACCTGCTGGCGCAGGCGGCCGACATCGCGGCCTTCGAGGCGTCGCACGTCTCCTTCACGCCGACCACGGGTGCGGTCGCCGAGGGGGCCTCGTGA
- the leuC gene encoding 3-isopropylmalate dehydratase large subunit: MRTLFEKVWDAHVVRRPAMAVAQADGADESAAERAAAMPSTLYVDLHLVHEVTSPQAFAELAARGLRVRRPDRTMATMDHSTPTTALPDGGLPVIGDGAAAQLRRLEENCARFGVPLLGWGDARRGIVHVIGPELGLTQPGMTVVCGDSHTSTHGAFGALAFGIGTSEVGHVLATQCLLQQRPRTMEVRVDGTLAPGVTAKDIVLAIIARIGVGGGTGHVIEYTGSAIRALAMEGRMTICNMSIEAGARAGMIAPDDTTFEYLSGRPYAPSASQWDDALRRWQSFGGDEGARYDRSVTLAASDLAPMITWGTNPGMSIPVDGVVPTPNGHSDRAAMERALTYMGLEPGKPLMGRPVDVVFLGSCTNARLGDLRDAAGVLRGRKVAPNVRMLVVPGSQAVKRAAESEGLDAVFRAAGAEWRESGCSMCLGMNDDTVGAGQYAVSTSNRNFEGRQGKGARTLLASPLTAAASAVAGAVADPRRIA; encoded by the coding sequence GTGAGGACGCTCTTCGAAAAGGTGTGGGACGCTCACGTGGTGCGGCGGCCGGCGATGGCCGTGGCCCAGGCCGACGGCGCCGACGAATCGGCCGCCGAGCGCGCCGCGGCGATGCCGTCGACGTTGTATGTCGACCTGCACCTCGTGCATGAGGTCACGTCGCCGCAGGCGTTCGCCGAACTGGCCGCGCGCGGCCTGCGCGTACGCCGCCCCGATCGCACGATGGCCACGATGGACCACAGCACGCCGACCACGGCGCTCCCCGACGGCGGCCTTCCGGTCATCGGCGACGGCGCGGCCGCGCAGTTGCGTCGGCTCGAGGAGAACTGTGCGCGCTTCGGCGTGCCGCTTCTCGGCTGGGGTGACGCGCGGCGGGGCATCGTGCATGTCATCGGTCCCGAATTGGGCCTCACGCAACCGGGCATGACCGTCGTCTGCGGCGACAGTCACACCAGCACGCACGGGGCGTTCGGCGCGCTCGCCTTCGGCATCGGCACGTCCGAAGTCGGCCATGTGCTGGCTACGCAATGCCTGCTGCAACAGCGACCGCGCACCATGGAGGTGCGCGTGGACGGCACGCTCGCGCCGGGCGTCACGGCCAAGGACATCGTGCTCGCCATCATTGCGCGCATCGGCGTGGGTGGCGGCACGGGGCACGTCATCGAGTACACCGGGAGCGCCATCCGCGCGCTCGCAATGGAAGGACGCATGACGATCTGCAACATGAGCATCGAGGCCGGCGCGCGGGCAGGGATGATTGCGCCCGATGACACGACCTTCGAATACCTATCCGGACGCCCTTATGCGCCCTCCGCGTCGCAGTGGGACGATGCGCTCCGCCGCTGGCAATCGTTTGGGGGCGACGAAGGCGCACGCTATGATCGCAGCGTCACGCTCGCCGCGTCCGATCTTGCTCCAATGATCACGTGGGGTACGAATCCCGGGATGAGCATCCCCGTGGACGGCGTGGTGCCGACGCCGAACGGACACAGCGACCGTGCGGCGATGGAGCGCGCGCTCACCTATATGGGTCTCGAGCCGGGCAAGCCGCTGATGGGCCGCCCCGTGGACGTCGTCTTCCTCGGCAGCTGCACCAACGCGCGGCTCGGTGACCTGCGCGATGCCGCCGGGGTGCTCCGGGGCCGGAAGGTGGCGCCCAACGTGCGCATGCTCGTGGTGCCCGGATCGCAGGCCGTCAAGCGCGCGGCGGAATCGGAGGGGCTCGACGCCGTCTTTCGCGCGGCGGGCGCGGAGTGGCGCGAGAGCGGCTGTTCGATGTGCCTCGGCATGAACGACGACACGGTCGGCGCGGGGCAGTACGCGGTGAGCACCAGCAATCGCAACTTCGAGGGCCGGCAGGGGAAGGGAGCACGCACGCTGCTCGCGAGTCCGCTCACGGCCGCCGCCTCCGCCGTGGCAGGCGCCGTGGCTGACCCCAGGAGGATCGCGTGA
- a CDS encoding 2-isopropylmalate synthase, translating into MTPTHEGIDHAPVLIFDTTLRDGEQAPGCTMTPAEKLQVAGALARLGVDVIEAGFPAASPGDWQAVHEIAGRIGGRADAPVICALARATPRDIAQAASAILPARRRRIHTFIATSDLHIQHKLQSTRAEVLTRAAEMVRLARSLSDDVEFSPEDATRSDPVFLHEVLAAAVEAGATTLNIPDTVGFTTPEEYFALIASIREQVVRDRPIVLSTHCHDDLGLAVANSLAGVRAGARQVECTVNGLGERAGNAALEEVVMAIATRPTVYGAQTGIRCSEIGAASRIVSRCTGMRVPPNKAVVGANAFAHEAGIHQDGILKHRQTYEILDAAQLGLEGARLVLGKHSGRHALKRHLATLGYTLDAAEVEAVFARFKEVADRKKVVDDRELEAIVAGEIARATTGFALELVQVSCGTHAIPTATVRLKGPGGEALVAASEGDGPVDAVCRAIEECTGDRAELVEFSVDAAAEGTNAVGGVTIRLRERAAVASALAAAEGRESVPSAPPSLARVVTGFGVHTDIIVAAAEAYVSAVNALTRARLAASATPSPDALEVGA; encoded by the coding sequence ATGACACCCACTCACGAAGGGATCGACCACGCGCCGGTGCTGATCTTCGACACCACGCTGCGGGACGGTGAACAGGCGCCGGGGTGCACCATGACGCCGGCCGAGAAGCTCCAGGTGGCGGGCGCGCTCGCCCGCCTGGGCGTGGACGTCATCGAAGCGGGATTCCCCGCCGCGTCGCCGGGCGATTGGCAGGCGGTGCACGAGATCGCCGGACGCATTGGCGGTCGCGCCGACGCGCCGGTGATCTGCGCGCTGGCCCGGGCCACTCCACGCGACATCGCCCAGGCGGCGTCGGCGATCCTGCCGGCGCGCCGCCGGCGCATCCACACTTTCATCGCCACGTCGGACCTGCACATCCAGCACAAGCTGCAGAGCACGCGCGCCGAGGTGCTCACGCGCGCCGCCGAGATGGTGCGCCTGGCGCGCTCGCTCAGCGACGACGTGGAGTTCTCGCCCGAGGATGCGACGCGCAGCGATCCCGTCTTCCTGCACGAGGTGCTCGCCGCCGCCGTGGAGGCGGGCGCCACGACGCTGAACATCCCCGACACCGTCGGCTTCACCACCCCGGAGGAGTACTTCGCCCTCATTGCCTCCATCCGCGAGCAGGTGGTGCGGGACCGGCCGATCGTCCTGTCCACGCATTGTCACGACGACCTCGGACTGGCCGTCGCCAACTCGCTGGCCGGCGTGCGCGCCGGGGCGCGGCAGGTGGAGTGCACGGTGAACGGCCTCGGTGAGCGCGCCGGAAACGCCGCGCTCGAGGAAGTGGTGATGGCGATCGCAACGCGCCCGACGGTCTACGGTGCGCAGACGGGCATTCGATGCAGCGAGATCGGCGCTGCGTCACGAATCGTGTCCCGTTGCACCGGGATGCGCGTCCCGCCCAACAAGGCCGTCGTCGGCGCCAATGCCTTTGCGCACGAGGCGGGCATCCATCAAGACGGGATCCTGAAGCACCGCCAGACCTACGAAATCCTCGATGCCGCGCAGCTCGGACTGGAAGGGGCGCGACTGGTGCTCGGCAAGCACTCGGGCCGCCATGCCCTCAAGCGTCACCTGGCGACTTTGGGCTACACGCTCGACGCGGCGGAAGTCGAGGCCGTCTTCGCGCGCTTCAAGGAAGTGGCCGACCGCAAGAAGGTGGTCGACGACCGCGAGCTCGAGGCAATTGTCGCCGGCGAGATTGCGAGGGCCACGACGGGCTTTGCGCTGGAGCTGGTGCAGGTGTCGTGCGGCACGCACGCCATTCCGACGGCGACCGTGCGGCTCAAGGGTCCTGGCGGCGAAGCCCTCGTGGCCGCGAGCGAGGGAGATGGACCGGTCGATGCAGTCTGTCGCGCCATTGAAGAGTGCACGGGCGACCGTGCCGAACTCGTGGAGTTCTCCGTGGACGCGGCGGCGGAAGGAACCAACGCCGTCGGCGGCGTCACCATCCGGCTGCGCGAGCGCGCCGCCGTGGCGTCGGCCTTGGCCGCCGCCGAGGGACGCGAGTCGGTGCCGTCGGCGCCGCCGTCACTCGCGCGGGTGGTGACGGGTTTTGGGGTGCATACGGACATCATCGTTGCGGCCGCCGAAGCGTATGTCTCGGCGGTCAACGCGCTCACGCGTGCGCGATTGGCGGCGTCGGCCACGCCGTCGCCCGATGCCCTGGAGGTGGGCGCGTGA